The Toxoplasma gondii ME49 chromosome XI, whole genome shotgun sequence region GATGGAGCATTTGCGGACCGATGCGTCGCGGGTGTCGAACGACGTCCTGCAGAATCTTTTGTGGGCGTTGTCGCTGACGCAAACGAACTGCATGGGCGTCTTCCGAGAACTCGCGAGCTTCGCCTCGGTCCGGCAAgatctgtctgcttctcagcTGGTCACCCTCTTCTGTGCATACACTCGAGGCCTCGAGAAGACTTCCGACCGACGCGGAGGCGTCAACATCACGTCCGATGACTCGGCCTTCTTCGAAGACTGCGTACAGAAACTGCTGCTTCGTCCGGAGGAGCTTGCCTCCCTCACTGCAAAGCAGATTGCCCTCTTCCTCCAAGCCTGCACAAGGCTCAACTTCAACAACGCCCTCCTCCTCAAACACATTGGAAAACTTTCTCtacaaaaagaaaaagaattcGCGCCCAAAGAGTGGGCCACCGTCGTAGCCGGTCAGCCAgaatattatatatatatatatatacgcatatataaGAATACACATAGATGTATCTATAttcatacacatatatatgcatgtatagtTTTTTTGTGTGGATAGATGTGTGTATAGGTGTGTGAGTGGATGCATGACGCATGTTCTTggctatatatatatatatatttggatGTACATGTTtacgtttttctttgtttcgaaTCATGGAAAGTAAGAAATGTGCATATTTCGAAACGAGACACCGTAGGAGTGTGTGGCTCTACACAAGAGGAAAATCAGGTCTTTCAAAGCCGAGTGAGGCACGGtcacatgcatatgtgaGCATATGCATATCGTTACTTattcatatatgtatatgtatatgtattaaCCTCCAAAACCAACAAATGTAAGTATGCGGACATAGGAGGGACGCACATGTCTGATGTCAATGAGGCATGCGAATATTAGGTTTTCCATGAAATCTctttggaagaagaggctcgAGGGTACTGACGCAAGGACATTCTACACAGTTTCAGCAGTAGCGACTGAACGACAGAAGAGTCGAGTACCCTTCCTACATACACCAGCCGCCAAAAGCGTTCCTCCAGTCACGAGACAGGTGCAGGAGCTTCACGAATCCAGGTTGGGGAGGCACAAAGGCTTTTCAACgttgtttcgtttctgttgtccgctgtttcgtttcttgcGCGCAGTGTTCACGAGGTTCGGCGTACCTCTCAGAGGAGAGTGCGAGAAGctgcgcagagagcgacgcgggagagacTGGGAACGCCCACCACCTCCCAAGAAGCCCAAGCCGATCAGCCAGTGCTAACTTGCTTCCATGCAAATACatttataaatatacatacatataaatatataaatatatatatatatttatttatatgtCTTTTGTAGGCGCACgagaatatatatatatatatatatatatatatatatatatatatatatatatatttgtgaaAATGTGTAAAATGCCAAGCAGCCGGATGCAGCTAGGAGGgactttgtctttttctgcagagtGCCTCTCCTATGGACATCTACAAGGGGCACAATACATCGTCTCTCTAATACATATTATAcacataatatatatatgtatatatatatatattacatACATGGAAGCGTGTTGACGTTAGTATAGACTTTTTTCTAGTCcagtatgtatatatttatatggatccatatatatacatatatatatatatacatatatatatatatatatatgtggatataAATATGTTTGTATCTGTGTGGACGTACACGTGGCTCTCGCGTTCGtccacatatatgcatgcgtttgcggATGCATGGCCAAGTAGAGAGGATCGGTTGTCATTTTCAGAGTTGCATGCGCGCTCGACTATTTCGTTTGTCtgcgtcttgtctctccggTCTGGACGAGTGCCTTCTTGTCTTGGAGGCGCGACGGTCGCGTCTGGAGAACCTGCGTTTCTGAGCCTCCGCGGGAgtgcgtctgcatgcacgcgagagaaaaatgcCACTCTGGAAAAAAAGGTTATTACTGCAGTCCGTTTTGcgttctgccttcctcgctggagagaacgcgaggcggTCTGCCGCTCCGTTTTCACCGTCAGCTTCACGACATACCGGCAAACATTTTTCCagtgaaaaggaagaacatACAGatcgcttctcttccacaCAAACCATGTTCACTACAGGCAAATACAATCGGAAGTCTACATGCcggtgcatatatatatatatatctatatatatatagatatatatatatttatatttatatatttatatttatatatatatatatatatgtttatagatatatttatatattatTATATATCCATTTGTACGTAGAGAGATGTGGTTgctggcgaggaagaaataGACAGACTGatcgacacagaaaaaagatcGTAATACGcggacagaagcagacaggTAGACAGAGATGGATAGAAGGAGATAGACAGGAATAGgtagaaaaagcagagaaaaataTCTATGCGTACATATTAATCGAGATGGGCGGACCCAGAGACACggatacagatagatatacTCATAGACTCTGAGACCTGGTGGATTTTCATGCATCTGCCAGTGGAttttccctcgtcttcaAACCGAGTGACTGCGGAATACGGATTTCTGCGTTTCATACGCGTATCCCGAGTGTCTTTATTTACAGATATattccgtcttctttctccttaCACGTGAACGTTTATACAAGCGTAACCACAGttccgcttctttctgcgcaTATCTCtttatatctatctatctaagtatatatatatatatatatatatatatatatgaatatgcaGACGACGTAGCTTTAtcgtcgagaagagaggggagagaaaagatgcGCATCTCTTCTGAGTCGTTTACAGTTTCAACAGTTTTagaggaggaggcgcagagactCTCTGGCCTCACGGCAAAGTGGAAAAACGCGACTGGGGGCATGAAGCCAATGGAGAAATAATTATGTTTTGAAAAAGAGCAAATCGGTAGCACGAAACATTGGTCTCTTTTCCGTGCGTACAGTCGAGACTGCATGCCTATTTTCCAATCATCTAATGTTGCATTTCATCGATGAGTTCGATGGATTTGCCGTCCACAGACATTTTTCTCATGCAGCGTCTTTTTCCCTCCCCACATGCAATTCTTCCGCCCGCATGGACAAACCGTCGGCTCTTGAAaaacactgcatgcgcatgcattcacACACACTTCCATATTTGCAGAAAAAATGCCGACAGAAGCGACGCTTATACGGTAAAACATCAAATATCCTGTACctatatatgaatatatatatatatatatatatatatatgagaaGATACACGCATACGCAGTTGCACGATCTACCTGGTataggaaaagaggaagaataGGTACTCAAATGAATTATTCACCTCCCGTATACATGCATCATGCAGATATGCAAAAAAACCTCAATGCGAACTTTTGCGTGTATGTCCGTTTTTCGGCGGTCTGCACactgagaagaagggaggttCTGCAGAAGCTCGGCGAACTCGACgctcgagaaaaaggaacaaACGCGTTGACATTGCTCGTCACAAACAGCAGCAGCAAGGCACTGGCCTCCTCATGTCCGCTTCTCTCAACGGAGAGGGCGGACAGACACAGGCCACTGTCGGCTTTCTTGAGACTCACACatgtcgcatgcagtcctctcggcgaggaaaacagaaactcaCACAAAGACATTTTCAAAAAAGCGTACACGTTCCCCCTGGGGATGGACcggaagcgcatgcacaccctggaaggcgagacaaaAGCAGACACATAGGGACACAGatagacatgcatgcgcctacaggcgcacatatatatatatatatatataccaaGATAGGTATGCATGTACACGTACATTTGCATGCTGGATGATGTCGGTTCTGTACTTTCACTCAACGTACAGATCTGCTTTGTAGCTGTTGAAGTCcccctctctgcgttctgcttctcccgagTGCCCTGTCCACGCACATGCGTGCTCATGCGACTGTGAAACACCCCTATTcatgaatacatatatatgtatatattaaatatatatatatatatataaattgtatatatatgtatatatgaatatatgtgCCTGTCCACGTAGAGATGTATGACAGTATCTCTGCGAGAGAGCAGTGTAGGCGTTCTCAGGCCAGGTCAGTGAAGGCAGGCGAAGCGAGCACTCGTTTCAGAGTTCCCTCATTTCCACGTCGACAGGGTCGCGTCGCGTTCCCCCGAAGCGAAGCCGCATTCGAGCAGAAAGACTGGTGCCTGCATGTCGAGGCGAGGCGCGCGTTCGCAGAGACGGCGCGGCAAAAGGCGCAGCGAAGGAAacatcttcttcatcttcttcaggCGCGAAGAGCGCCGTACTGGCGGTGCTGGGTGAGGCTGACACTCTTCCAATAACGCGCGGGAGAATCGCCGAGTCTCTCACACTGGTTCTTTCTTCGGAGACTGGCGACAgagcgccttcgtcttctaaACTGATGTAGCgcgcagacgcaggcgagaaaagcgaccTCGTGCTaaacagcgaagacgcagaaaaactgAAACTCCTGCCCTTAGTCGTCGCTCTGTGCGCCGCCTCCTGCTCACTGCGAAAAACATGcacaggtgcatgcagccaggagagggaagaaggacttcacaggagagcagagaggaggagccATCACATGCACAGCGGAAAAATGCTCGTCCTTGTCATCTGACTCGACGCCCGCGTCGCGCGAAGTCCGGCCTTCCTGGCGTCTCTGTTGAGAGCTGCAGAGGGCTATACGTTCTTCCGCGTATCGCGTCGCtgccgcgacagagacccACACAccaacagaagagacagagcgcgaaaggcgaagagaaagacgaagtgtaagagacagagagaaggatgaaacgaggagacagacagagaaagaaggcagcgagaacTCAGCCGTCGTTTTCCGAAGCGTCGCCGCTGTCGGCAGGTTTCtagaaaacgagaaaactcACCGGTGCCAAGCAACGTCTTCTTCCATTGCCTTGCGAGCGCGAAAAACGTCGCCGTCGTTGACAGAGAGATACGCGAGAATCTCTGCGGGCGTCAGATCCAGCTCATCTTGCCACTGCTTCAGCAAACAGCAATCGGCGCGCGCGAGGTCTGGGTCACCCtaacaagagaaaaaagtggaaaatCGCGACAGACATTTCGCCTCTCCCAGTCGACACAACTGCACATCCACGCACACCACGGCActcgcacagagagaaagagagagagacatttCCACGCATATACACTTGAATCCATGCAGAGATATGCACCTGCTTTTCACAAACACAGATGACTGAATATGAAGCATCTCTGCATTTTCATACCTacgcataaatatatatgtacatatgaATATACGCATCTATAAATAGACGtacacatacataaatatatatgtatatgtatatatatatatgtatacatttacatGCAGAGGGCGTCAACATGCACAGAATTTGACACGGCAGGGAGTTTCGTCAGTTTCTGTTGACGCATGACGACGCGAGGCGACGGGTCTCCATACCACCgcggcgtcgccttcttAACAATTGTCAGGCGCGTGTGAAACGAACGAACGTCTGCTGGACTGCCAGTTCTCTTTTCCATGTTGTTTACATTTCGGAAGGCGAGTTGAGCTCGCGCGAGCTTCGGATCGACGCCTGCCTGTCTGACCAGCGCCTCGACCATCATGGCTGTGTGCGCAGATTTTTGCACATCGTCGGGgacttgcatgcgcatgcaggcgtgcatgcaggcgtgccagttgtcttctccgtctgcgctCGAAGCGACTCGTCCGCTTTTGCCCGAGTCCCCCTTTCTCGCGCTGGCTGCACCtgccgttctgtctccgccgacGCCGGCTCTCCGCCTTTCTGGGGACCACGGAGGCAGTTGCTCTCGGAAGAGCCTCTCCGGCTCGCCGTTCCTCTCGGACCTCGCACCGGCGTTGGCC contains the following coding sequences:
- a CDS encoding LysM domain-containing protein (encoded by transcript TGME49_216990), which codes for MTLRQVLPARRTSESSPSRREGESSLLRADRFSRATLCSDALSASPRSSASSAEPSVQTDASGKADESVQSKSRSHVHQIQAADTLLSIALQYDVPVSRLMLINRLSSTDIWFKNELIIPCNRQCPTAAALTSSSAPSSSPPPPSSSSGSAVKGANAGARSERNGEPERLFREQLPPWSPERRRAGVGGDRTAGAASARKGDSGKSGRVASSADGEDNWHACMHACMRMQVPDDVQKSAHTAMMVEALVRQAGVDPKLARAQLAFRNGDPDLARADCCLLKQWQDELDLTPAEILAYLSVNDGDVFRARKAMEEDVAWHREQEAAHRATTKGRSFSFSASSLFSTRSLFSPASARYISLEDEGALSPVSEERTSVRDSAILPRVIGRVSASPSTASTALFAPEEDEEDVSFAAPFAAPSLRTRASPRHAGTSLSARMRLRFGGTRRDPVDVEMREL